One window from the genome of Candidatus Sericytochromatia bacterium encodes:
- the htpG gene encoding molecular chaperone HtpG, with the protein MTVETPAAEEKGQLSIHAENILPIIKKWLYSDHEIFLRELVSNGVDAVSKLKHVALVENLGELGPFRVEVRLDKDAKTLTIEDNGIGMTADEVRQYINTVAFSGAQDFVQRYQVDAEKNAIIGHFGLGFYSAFMVANKVEIHTLSYKAEAQACHWVSEGGLDFTLSPSDKAERGTRITLHLDEENQEFLEAVRVRHVLEKYARYLPVEILLDGAHINGQVPIWTQSPTSLKDEDYLTFFRAAYPFEEEPLFWIHLNVDYPFRLQGVLFFPKLKHEFDVSKGQVQLYCNNVFVTENVQDVIPRYLMVLKGMIDCPDIPLNVSRSMLQNDPYVKKIAGHITKKVADRLLQLYRTQREQYEGYWDDIHPFVKFGMLEDEKFFEAAEEAVIFRSTEGSFTTVSEYLARNEEKAKNQVYYAEAGDTQTTYVELFKSQGLEALYTQGPLDVHFIHLLESKNREVKWVRVDAGLSDQLVDKNAAQLLDADGKTQDEKLKETAERLLKERGVAIEVQRLKSEDISGLITQGEMERRLSDMSAMWKDRMELPTRKTLVLNANSPVVQKILVSSDDAQARDLAEHVHDLARLAHEGLKGEELSRFIARTHKLLGS; encoded by the coding sequence ATGACCGTCGAAACCCCTGCCGCCGAAGAGAAAGGCCAACTGTCCATCCACGCGGAGAACATCCTGCCGATCATCAAGAAATGGCTGTACTCCGACCACGAAATCTTCCTGCGCGAGCTCGTGAGCAATGGCGTGGATGCCGTCAGCAAGTTGAAGCACGTCGCCCTGGTCGAAAACCTGGGAGAACTCGGTCCCTTCCGGGTCGAAGTGCGCCTCGACAAGGACGCCAAAACGCTGACGATCGAGGACAACGGCATCGGCATGACGGCGGATGAAGTGCGCCAGTACATCAACACGGTGGCCTTCTCCGGTGCGCAGGACTTCGTGCAGCGCTACCAGGTCGACGCCGAGAAGAACGCCATCATCGGCCACTTCGGCCTGGGCTTCTACTCCGCCTTCATGGTGGCCAACAAGGTCGAGATCCACACGCTGAGCTACAAGGCCGAGGCGCAGGCCTGCCATTGGGTCAGCGAGGGCGGCCTCGACTTCACGCTGTCCCCCAGCGACAAGGCGGAGCGCGGCACGCGCATCACGCTGCATCTCGACGAGGAAAACCAGGAGTTCCTGGAAGCGGTGCGCGTGCGCCACGTGCTGGAGAAGTACGCCCGCTACCTGCCGGTGGAAATCCTGCTCGACGGCGCCCACATCAACGGACAGGTCCCGATCTGGACGCAGTCGCCCACCAGCCTGAAAGACGAAGACTACCTGACTTTCTTCCGGGCGGCCTACCCCTTCGAGGAGGAGCCGCTGTTCTGGATCCACCTCAACGTGGATTATCCCTTCCGCTTGCAGGGCGTGCTGTTCTTCCCCAAGCTGAAGCACGAATTCGACGTCTCGAAGGGGCAGGTGCAGCTCTACTGCAACAACGTCTTCGTGACGGAGAACGTTCAGGATGTGATTCCGCGCTACCTGATGGTTCTCAAGGGCATGATCGACTGTCCGGACATCCCACTCAACGTGAGCCGTTCCATGCTGCAGAACGACCCTTACGTGAAGAAGATTGCGGGCCACATCACCAAGAAGGTGGCCGATCGCCTGCTGCAGCTGTACCGCACCCAGCGCGAGCAATACGAAGGCTACTGGGACGACATCCATCCCTTCGTGAAGTTCGGCATGCTCGAAGACGAGAAGTTCTTCGAAGCCGCCGAGGAGGCCGTCATCTTCCGCAGCACGGAAGGCAGCTTCACGACCGTCTCGGAGTACCTCGCGCGCAACGAGGAAAAGGCCAAGAACCAGGTCTACTACGCCGAGGCAGGTGACACCCAGACGACCTACGTGGAACTCTTCAAGTCGCAAGGACTTGAAGCGCTCTACACCCAAGGACCGCTCGACGTGCACTTCATCCACCTGCTCGAAAGCAAGAACCGTGAGGTCAAGTGGGTGCGCGTGGATGCGGGGCTCAGTGACCAGCTGGTCGACAAGAACGCCGCGCAGCTGCTCGATGCCGATGGCAAGACCCAGGACGAGAAGCTCAAGGAAACGGCCGAGCGGCTGCTGAAGGAGCGCGGCGTGGCGATCGAGGTGCAGCGCCTGAAGTCCGAAGACATCTCCGGCCTGATCACGCAGGGGGAGATGGAGCGTCGCCTGTCGGACATGTCGGCGATGTGGAAGGACCGCATGGAGCTGCCCACGCGCAAGACCCTGGTGCTCAACGCCAACAGCCCGGTGGTGCAGAAGATCCTGGTCAGCTCGGATGACGCGCAGGCCCGCGATCTGGCCGAGCACGTCCACGATCTGGCGCGCCTGGCCCACGAGGGGCTGAAAGGCGAGGAACTCAGCCGCTTCATCGCCCGGACGCACAAGCTGCTCGGCAGCTGA